The Gemmatimonadaceae bacterium genomic sequence CGCAGTTCCTTACGGATTTCCCATCGAACATCGGCGCAGGCTCGAGCTCCTCCCAGTGCTGGACCGGCTTGGGCGGCGCTCCGTACACGTTCATCTTTCCTTCGACGAGCATCCTCTCGACATGGCAGGCAGATACGCCTACCCAATAGGAGCTGGCAATCATGTCGATACGTGGCCGTGGGCTCGGGAGAACCATTCTGCTCCTATGCAGCGCGCTTGCGCCGCTCTGCCTCTCGCTTAGCTGCAAGGGCACAAACGACGTGGCAATTGCTGATGGCAGCTACCCCCTGGCCACGGTGAACGGTAAGAGCCTGCCCTTCGACGAAGGCCCTGAGCCCCCACGTCCCGGTGCATCGGGTTCGTGCCACTCGCTGCTGCTGCGGGGAGAACTTCTCCTGCAGCGCGCAAACCAGACGTTCGAGTTCTGGTACGAACACGGGAGCACGTGCACTGATCGTACGCTTGGTCGCTCGGGAGCTACCGGTACCTATCGAGAGCTGGCGGGTGGCCTCGAGCTCGTGGCAGTCACTGGGCCCGGGCTGACGGAGACCTATCGAGCGAGTATCAGTCGGAACACCATCAGCGTCGCGAGCCGGTACTACAGCCTCGGCTTCGCCCGATAGCTGACCCGCGCTCACCCGGCGCGCGCGGGCCACGAATCGTCGGCCGCAGCTGCGCTTTGTGAGCCCCGCGACGCTCGCCGGACGGTCAGCTGGCTGGCGCCAACGTCGACAAACGCACCGCGTCCAGGCCAGCACGACCTGCCTCGCCCTGCAGCATGTCGTCGAAAGCCGGCGCGGTGAGCGATCGGGCGAAGTAGTAGCCCTGACCCAGCCGGCACCCCAGGGCGCGCAGTTCATCTCGCTGCTCGACGCGTTCGATGCCCTCGGCGATGGTCTCGATGCCCAGCGTGTGCCCCAGCGCGATGATCGCCCGGACCAGCAGCGGATCGCCCGGCGCCTGCGTCGCCACGGCCTCCACGAACGACCGATCGATCTTGAGGATGTCGATCGGGAATCGCTGCAGGTAGCCTAGCGACGAGTACCCGGTGCCGAAATCGTCGATCGCCAGACGAATTCCCAGGGCCTTGAGGGCCTTGAGCTTCTCCAGCGTCGATTCCGACCGCTGCATCAGTACGCTTTCCGTGATCTCCAGCGTGAGAGCCCCGGGCTCCAGCCCCGAGGTGTCCAGCGCCTCGTGCACGTCCTCCAGTACCGTGGACTCCATGAAGTGCCGGCCCGACAGGTTCACCGCGAGCTGCAATCCACGCGCGCGCCGATGGTCCACGCGCCAGCGCTGCGCCTGCTCACACGCGATGCCCAGCACGCGACGACCCACGGGCACGATCAGCCCGGTCTCTTCCGCCACGCCCACAAAGGCCGACGGCGAAACGAACCCGCGGCGCGCATGCCGCCACCGGACCAACGCCTCCGCGCCGTACAGGTCCCCGCTGTGCAGATGAACGATCGGTTGATACTCGATGCTGATCTGGTCGGCATCGACTGCGGCGCGAAGGTCGGCCTCGAAATCGAGCCGCTCCACCAGCTGCGCGTGCATCTCGGGGGCGTAGATCGCGTAGCGACCCTTGTCCTGACCCTTGGCGAAATACATCGCCAGGTCGGCGTTGCGCAGCACCTCGTCGGGCGTGAGATCCATCGACACCTCGGCGAGACCTAACGACACGCCGACGAACACGTCGCGCCCCTGAATGGTGAACGCCGTCCCCAACGCGCCGGAGATGCGATCGGCGATCTGCACCGCGTCGCCCATGTCCTGGATCCCTTCGAGCAACACCGCGAACTCGTCACCACCGAGCCGCGCGATGGTGTCGCCGGGGCGAACGCAGGTGGCGAGCCGACCCGCGCACGCCACGAGCAGTTCGTCGCCGGCCGCATGGCCGAGCGAGTCGTTCACCTTCTTGAAGTCGTCGAGATCGAGGAAGAGCACTGCGGAGGGACGCCGACCACGCGGGGCTCTGGCAATGGCGTGCGCCACGCGATTCAGGAACAACGACCGGTTGGCGAGCCGCGTCAGCGAGTCGTGATAGGCCTGGTGCGTCAGCCGCGCCTCCAGGGAACGCCGCTCGGAGATATCACGCGCGCTCACCACGATGCCGCCGATCGAAGCCACGTGGCGCAGGTCCGTCGACGTGTTTTCGGTCCAGAG encodes the following:
- a CDS encoding EAL domain-containing protein, translating into METFRPPRAGARLRVARGLWPAVIVAVGSVVIASDSASLSRLTVIALLSIGAVVLLLIRAFARVQGEVDRLVASEARFRALVQQSSDVTLIISAEGVISYASPAVADLFAENTDTIEGRSLSSLVHPDDAASLGRFLRAVGDGDTLVAEWRVRRGDAWLWTENTSTDLRHVASIGGIVVSARDISERRSLEARLTHQAYHDSLTRLANRSLFLNRVAHAIARAPRGRRPSAVLFLDLDDFKKVNDSLGHAAGDELLVACAGRLATCVRPGDTIARLGGDEFAVLLEGIQDMGDAVQIADRISGALGTAFTIQGRDVFVGVSLGLAEVSMDLTPDEVLRNADLAMYFAKGQDKGRYAIYAPEMHAQLVERLDFEADLRAAVDADQISIEYQPIVHLHSGDLYGAEALVRWRHARRGFVSPSAFVGVAEETGLIVPVGRRVLGIACEQAQRWRVDHRRARGLQLAVNLSGRHFMESTVLEDVHEALDTSGLEPGALTLEITESVLMQRSESTLEKLKALKALGIRLAIDDFGTGYSSLGYLQRFPIDILKIDRSFVEAVATQAPGDPLLVRAIIALGHTLGIETIAEGIERVEQRDELRALGCRLGQGYYFARSLTAPAFDDMLQGEAGRAGLDAVRLSTLAPAS